The region CATTCTAGTCGAGAGTGTAGCAACACCCCCAGCAGTTGAATGGATAGATCAGAGTCAGGGTTTTTGCTCAATTGCTACTAGATAGGCCAAAAACTGAATAATAGTCCAAGGAATAGTAATAGAGTATAAATTCTTCGGGAGAAGAAATAAATATATCGGTGATATTCAACCTAATTGCAATGCGAGAAAATACTGATTCCGAAGACGACTCGAATAAAGTCAACAGACGGAATGTTCTTCGGACGCTCGGTGCAGGTGGTGTCGCAACGGTCGCTGGTATTGGACAAGTCTCAGCGTTGTCTGGAGAAGATGATGTGCTGGAGAAGGACATGGTGAAGGCCCTCCTAGCTGAGCTCAACGATCCCGAAGTCAGCGAGGTCACCATCGATGGGCAGGACCTCACAGAAGAGGTCTCGATGGAGAGAGCTGAAATCGAGACGAAGTTCGGGACCATCGTGTACGCGGAAATCGACGAGCCCGATGCTGGACCTGAAGCCTACTTCGAAGTCGACAAACTCACTGGAGAACTGGAGGAGGAGGTCCCGGAAAAATACCGTGGACTTCCGGGTAATACTGATCTCTTCCTCGTCTACGAAGACGGGGACGTCGTGGCACGACGAACTGCGACAAACCCCGAACGGAAGCGGATCGCGGAGGCTGTCGGATTCACGGATGAAGAAGAGGAAGAGATGCCTATTATCTACGACGCGGAGACTGGTGTCTTCGAGACCGGCAAGCTAGAGGAAAACGAAGAGGAAGACGACGAGACAGGCAAACAGTACCGAATCGAACTCGAAGAAGCGTTCGAAGTGAACGAGCACCAGGAAACGCACAAGGCCCTCCGAGAAGAGAAATACACGATCGAAGTCCTCGAACTCGAGGATGAATCAGACGATGGGGGATTCTCGATCATGCAGTCGGGCTGGCAGGGCAGCGACTGTTGGGGTCTGAACTTCGGTGCGCCCTGTTCCCAGTGCGTTTTCGGTAGTGGTGTCTGTGGTGGCTGTGCAGCTGTCTGTGGTGCCACTGGAGGGCTCGGCTGTATTCCATGTATCGCTGGCTGTGCTGGAACTGGGGGCTCCTGCGGCTGCTGTCTCAGCTGTAACAGCAACACCCACAATCCAGTGTGTTACTAACGGTCGCCCTAGATCACTCCCGGTAGGCTCCCGGCCCTTGCATTACAACCCCCTTCCGGCCTACCGATATCCATTCTTAACAGTAGTTCTGTATTTAGCTGCTATATTTTAGGCATCCGGTGTACGACCTCAATGTCGTGAAATAAAGTCCACAAATTCGAAAACTACTGCTAAAGACCTGATTAGCTCGACATCGGCGATAAGTGTTATTTAGTTGGCGGTTTGTAGAAATCCAAACGCGGAATCTGTGCCATCTGAATCGTAAGCATTTTGTATAGCGTTTAACACTATATACAATGCGTAGCACACCACCCTCGCAAGTGAAGTCGTGGACTAAATTTTCATCTCGAGTTCGTGAGTGAGTCCAATAGGGTTTGGAACCAGGATTATCCTCTCGAGAGCGATATACGCCGGTGCGGCGCCTAGAGGGCAGCGCCGCAGTGGACAAAGCCGGAACGACGCGCTACCCCCACTAATTCGGGCATTCCCTCGAGGTCTACTCCCTCCTCGAGGGAGCTTTTCGTACACTGACGTAGTTTACGTGGTTGAGTGCGGATTTGACGAAATCTGTCTTAACCAACATGGGATCTGTATCCAGTCGCAAGTTGGTTAAGGCCGAGAGCGGCGCTGGATCCCGCTTAACTAATCAGAGTAATCAATCGTAATGAGAGTCACTTTGCATTACCCCCGTAATCTCAAGTATTCCTCTTTCCCCATCTATACGTTTAAACCCGAAACCTCGGGTAGCCGCAGTGATGCTCTGGGCGATCAGCGTCGCTGCAACGATCTCCTCGTACGACGAACCCGAGAATCTACAGCAGTGGCTCGAGGAGTTCAACGAGGCTTACGCCGAGGTCAGTGAGATCATTCCCGTACCTCACTTTCGAACGCTG is a window of Halopiger aswanensis DNA encoding:
- a CDS encoding heterocycloanthracin/sonorensin family bacteriocin, which produces MRENTDSEDDSNKVNRRNVLRTLGAGGVATVAGIGQVSALSGEDDVLEKDMVKALLAELNDPEVSEVTIDGQDLTEEVSMERAEIETKFGTIVYAEIDEPDAGPEAYFEVDKLTGELEEEVPEKYRGLPGNTDLFLVYEDGDVVARRTATNPERKRIAEAVGFTDEEEEEMPIIYDAETGVFETGKLEENEEEDDETGKQYRIELEEAFEVNEHQETHKALREEKYTIEVLELEDESDDGGFSIMQSGWQGSDCWGLNFGAPCSQCVFGSGVCGGCAAVCGATGGLGCIPCIAGCAGTGGSCGCCLSCNSNTHNPVCY